Proteins encoded within one genomic window of Streptomyces taklimakanensis:
- a CDS encoding amino acid permease, translated as MDQGTASPAPRRSGAASRLTRRKPVEWLVTESGKGEGGALRRSLGLWQLTSISIGATLGTGIFVVLGEAVPEAGPAVILSFVLAGLTALFSALSYAELAGTIPVSGSSYSYTYATMGELTAWVIGWCLILEYGVSVAAVAVGWGQYLNELLDGTVGVTIPDALSAPPGGGGIVNLPALLVILLAMVLLLGGARESATANAVMVVVKISALLMFCAVAVTGVRAGNYTPFMPLGVAGANAAAATLFFSYIGFDAASTAGEEARNPRRDLPRAIILSLVIVTVLYCLVAAVAVGAMPWQDFIGSEAALAGIMEEVTGHTFWSVLLALGAVIAIASVVLAVLYGQTRILFSMSRDGLIPTVFSRVHQRTGTPRVNTLIVSAFCGLLAAVVPLGRLADATSIGTLFAFALVNVSVVVLRHTHPRAARGFRVPLSPLLPALGFAFCLWTMAGLDLVTWTVFGLWLVGGLAIYFTYGIRHSRLGRVHEEGR; from the coding sequence ATGGACCAGGGCACCGCGTCCCCCGCCCCGCGCCGCTCCGGTGCCGCCTCCCGGCTGACGCGCCGCAAACCCGTGGAGTGGCTCGTCACCGAGAGCGGCAAGGGGGAGGGGGGCGCCCTGCGGCGCTCGCTCGGCCTGTGGCAGCTGACCTCGATCAGCATCGGGGCGACGCTGGGCACCGGCATCTTCGTCGTCCTGGGCGAGGCCGTGCCCGAGGCGGGCCCCGCGGTGATCCTGTCCTTCGTCCTCGCCGGACTGACCGCGCTGTTCTCCGCCCTGTCCTACGCGGAGCTGGCCGGCACCATCCCGGTCTCCGGCTCCTCCTACAGCTACACCTACGCCACCATGGGCGAACTGACGGCCTGGGTGATCGGCTGGTGCCTGATCCTGGAGTACGGGGTGTCGGTGGCCGCCGTCGCCGTCGGGTGGGGCCAGTACCTCAACGAGCTGCTCGACGGCACGGTCGGCGTCACCATCCCCGACGCCCTCTCCGCGCCGCCCGGGGGCGGAGGCATCGTCAATCTCCCGGCCCTGCTGGTCATCCTGCTGGCCATGGTCCTCCTGCTCGGCGGAGCCCGGGAGAGCGCCACCGCCAACGCCGTCATGGTGGTGGTGAAGATCAGCGCGCTGCTGATGTTCTGCGCCGTCGCCGTCACCGGTGTGCGCGCCGGGAACTACACGCCCTTCATGCCGTTGGGCGTGGCCGGGGCCAACGCCGCCGCCGCGACGTTGTTCTTCTCCTACATCGGCTTCGACGCCGCCTCCACCGCCGGTGAGGAAGCCAGGAACCCCCGACGCGACCTGCCGCGTGCCATCATCCTGTCACTGGTCATCGTCACCGTGCTCTACTGCCTGGTCGCGGCCGTCGCCGTCGGTGCCATGCCGTGGCAGGACTTCATCGGCTCCGAGGCGGCCCTCGCCGGAATCATGGAGGAGGTCACCGGTCACACCTTCTGGTCCGTCCTGCTGGCGCTCGGCGCCGTCATCGCCATCGCCAGCGTCGTCCTGGCCGTGCTCTACGGCCAGACCCGCATCCTGTTCTCCATGTCCCGCGACGGACTGATCCCCACGGTGTTCTCCCGGGTGCACCAGCGCACCGGCACCCCGCGCGTCAACACCCTGATCGTCTCGGCCTTCTGCGGGCTGTTGGCGGCGGTGGTCCCGCTCGGCCGCCTCGCCGACGCCACCAGCATCGGCACGCTCTTCGCCTTCGCCCTGGTCAACGTCTCGGTCGTCGTTCTGCGCCACACCCACCCGCGAGCCGCCCGCGGCTTCCGTGTCCCGCTCTCGCCCCTGCTGCCCGCGCTCGGCTTCGCCTTCTGCCTGTGGACGATGGCCGGCCTGGACCTGGTCACCTGGACCGTCTTCGGTCTCTGGCTCGTCGGGGGCCTGGCGATCTACTTCACCTACGGCATCCGCCACTCCCGCCTGGGCCGGGTCCACGAGGAGGGCCGGTAG
- a CDS encoding class I SAM-dependent methyltransferase codes for MSEFPRQTPREGHAGTGAGAITPDGCAVEVYTRLPVGDEPDVIASAVPAGATLLELGCGAGRMTHPLLERGFAVTAVDESPRMLEKVRGARTVCSPIETLDLDERFDVVLLASFLVHTADVRVRDALLRACRRHVADGGSVLIQREGEDWHERAPRERRAGDGLVRIASVQPTGEPGVSSVHCEYVFPDGTWTQTFPSRRMGREEFEEALTGAGLVVDAYLTEDRTWVRALPVR; via the coding sequence ATGAGCGAATTCCCACGACAGACACCGCGCGAGGGCCACGCGGGCACCGGGGCCGGAGCGATCACCCCGGACGGCTGCGCGGTGGAGGTCTACACCCGACTGCCCGTCGGCGACGAGCCCGACGTCATCGCCTCGGCCGTCCCCGCCGGGGCGACCCTGCTCGAACTGGGCTGCGGCGCGGGCCGGATGACCCACCCGCTCCTGGAGCGCGGCTTCGCGGTGACGGCCGTCGACGAGTCGCCGCGGATGCTGGAGAAGGTGCGCGGCGCCCGTACGGTGTGCTCGCCCATCGAGACGCTGGACCTGGACGAGCGCTTCGACGTCGTCCTGTTGGCCTCCTTCCTGGTCCACACGGCCGATGTCCGGGTGCGTGACGCGCTGCTGCGCGCCTGCCGCCGGCACGTCGCGGACGGCGGCAGCGTGCTGATCCAACGCGAGGGCGAGGACTGGCACGAGAGGGCGCCCAGGGAGCGCAGGGCCGGCGACGGCCTGGTGCGGATCGCCTCCGTCCAGCCCACCGGGGAGCCCGGGGTGTCGTCCGTCCACTGCGAGTACGTCTTCCCGGACGGCACCTGGACCCAGACGTTCCCCTCCCGGCGCATGGGGAGGGAGGAGTTCGAGGAGGCGCTGACCGGCGCGGGTCTCGTCGTCGACGCCTACCTCACCGAGGACCGGACCTGGGTGCGGGCCCTGCCCGTGCGGTGA
- a CDS encoding GuaB1 family IMP dehydrogenase-related protein, with translation MKYVRFLNDQRPSYDLTYDDVFMVPNRSAVGSRQGVDLTTPDGTGTTIPIVVANMTAIAGRRMAETVARRGGLVVIPQDIPLDVVTDVISWVKQRHLVLDTPIVLEPTATVADALSLLPKRAHGAGVVVDGERRPVGVVTEADLTGVDRFTQVSQVMSRELLLLDADIDPREAFTRLDGAHRRLAPAVDADGRLAGILTRKGALRATLYTPATDAAGRLRVAAAVGINGDVAGRAKGLLEAGVDTLVVDTAHGHQESMLTTLRTIRGLDPRVPVVAGNVVSAEGVRDLVEAGADIVKVGVGPGAMCTTRMMTGVGRPQFSAVLECAAEARRLGRHVWADGGVRHPRDVAMALAAGASNVMIGSWFAGTYESPGDLQQSPDGRLYKESFGMASARAVRNRTTEESPYDRARKALFEEGISTSRMFLDPERPGVEDLIDSIVAGVRSSFTYAGAATVDEFAEKAVIGVQSAAGYAEGKPLHASW, from the coding sequence ATGAAGTACGTGCGATTTCTCAACGACCAGCGGCCCTCGTACGACCTGACGTACGACGACGTCTTCATGGTGCCGAACCGCTCCGCGGTCGGTTCCCGTCAGGGCGTGGACCTCACCACCCCCGACGGGACGGGCACCACCATTCCGATTGTGGTGGCCAACATGACCGCGATCGCGGGACGCCGGATGGCCGAGACGGTCGCCCGGCGCGGCGGACTCGTCGTCATCCCCCAGGACATCCCCCTGGACGTCGTCACCGACGTCATCTCCTGGGTCAAGCAGCGCCACCTGGTCCTGGACACCCCCATCGTCCTGGAGCCCACCGCGACCGTCGCCGACGCCCTGTCCCTGCTGCCCAAGCGGGCGCACGGCGCGGGCGTCGTGGTCGACGGGGAGCGGCGCCCGGTGGGCGTCGTCACCGAGGCCGACCTGACCGGCGTGGACCGCTTCACCCAGGTCTCCCAGGTCATGTCCCGCGAACTGCTCCTGCTGGACGCCGACATAGACCCCCGTGAGGCGTTCACCCGCCTGGACGGCGCCCACCGCAGGCTCGCCCCGGCCGTCGACGCCGACGGCCGCCTGGCCGGCATCCTCACCCGCAAGGGCGCCCTGCGCGCCACCCTCTACACCCCCGCGACCGACGCCGCCGGCAGGCTCCGCGTCGCCGCCGCCGTCGGCATCAACGGCGACGTCGCGGGCCGGGCCAAGGGACTGCTGGAAGCCGGGGTGGACACCCTGGTGGTGGACACCGCCCACGGCCACCAGGAGTCGATGCTCACCACCCTGCGGACGATCCGCGGCCTGGATCCGCGGGTGCCCGTCGTCGCGGGCAACGTCGTCTCCGCCGAGGGCGTGCGCGACCTGGTCGAGGCCGGCGCCGACATCGTCAAGGTCGGCGTCGGGCCGGGCGCCATGTGCACCACCCGCATGATGACCGGCGTGGGCCGCCCGCAGTTCTCCGCCGTCCTGGAGTGCGCCGCCGAGGCGCGCAGGCTCGGCAGGCACGTCTGGGCCGACGGTGGCGTGCGCCACCCGCGCGACGTGGCCATGGCCCTGGCGGCCGGCGCCTCCAACGTCATGATCGGCTCCTGGTTCGCCGGGACGTACGAGTCCCCCGGAGACCTCCAGCAGAGCCCCGACGGGCGCCTGTACAAGGAGAGCTTCGGCATGGCCTCCGCCCGTGCCGTGCGCAACCGCACCACGGAGGAGTCCCCCTACGACCGGGCCCGCAAGGCGCTGTTCGAGGAGGGCATCTCCACCTCGCGGATGTTCCTCGACCCGGAGAGGCCCGGGGTGGAGGACCTGATCGACTCGATCGTCGCCGGGGTGCGCTCCTCGTTCACCTACGCCGGTGCCGCCACGGTGGACGAGTTCGCGGAGAAGGCCGTCATCGGCGTCCAGAGCGCCGCGGGCTACGCCGAGGGCAAGCCGCTGCACGCCAGCTGGTAG
- a CDS encoding sugar-binding transcriptional regulator, with translation MGPAELMQAAAMARRFYLEGKSKIQIADEFGVSRFKVARVLETALERDLVRIEIRVPAELDAERSDTLRARYGLRHAVVVESPSDTPEDAADPENLGEVAADLLGELVTEGDVLGLAWGRSTIHMATALHRLPPCTVVQLTGVYDAGTAERGSVEAVRRAAAVSGGEAHPIYAPMLLPDPATAAALRRQTGIASAFEYFDKVTVAAVSIGSWEPGVSTVHDMLSEEERAHYASLGVAAEMSAHLFDAEGRRIGRDLGERCITVEADRLRRVPEVIAIAGGRRKAAAIGAVLRSGLVTSLVTDTAAADHLLHETGPGPRPALERADPDEGAR, from the coding sequence ATGGGTCCCGCCGAGCTGATGCAGGCGGCGGCCATGGCGCGCCGCTTCTATCTGGAGGGGAAGTCCAAGATCCAGATCGCCGACGAGTTCGGCGTGAGCCGCTTCAAGGTGGCACGGGTCCTGGAGACCGCGCTGGAGCGGGACCTGGTGCGCATCGAGATCCGGGTCCCGGCCGAGTTGGACGCCGAACGGTCCGACACCCTGCGCGCCCGCTACGGGCTGCGGCACGCCGTCGTGGTCGAATCCCCCTCGGACACGCCCGAGGACGCCGCCGACCCGGAGAACCTGGGCGAGGTCGCCGCCGACCTGCTCGGTGAGCTGGTCACCGAGGGAGACGTCCTGGGCCTGGCCTGGGGCCGCTCGACCATCCACATGGCCACGGCGCTGCACCGCCTCCCGCCGTGCACCGTCGTGCAGTTGACCGGGGTCTACGACGCGGGTACCGCCGAGCGCGGCTCGGTGGAGGCCGTACGGCGCGCCGCGGCCGTCTCCGGTGGCGAGGCCCACCCCATCTACGCGCCGATGCTGCTGCCGGATCCGGCCACGGCCGCCGCGCTGCGCCGGCAGACCGGGATCGCCTCGGCCTTCGAGTACTTCGACAAGGTGACGGTGGCGGCGGTGTCCATCGGCTCCTGGGAACCCGGTGTCTCCACCGTCCACGACATGCTCAGCGAGGAGGAGCGCGCGCACTACGCCTCGCTCGGGGTGGCGGCGGAGATGTCCGCCCACCTCTTCGACGCCGAGGGCCGCCGCATCGGCCGCGACCTGGGGGAGCGCTGCATCACCGTCGAGGCCGACCGACTGCGCCGCGTCCCCGAGGTCATCGCCATCGCCGGCGGGCGCCGCAAGGCGGCGGCGATCGGGGCCGTCCTCCGTTCCGGGCTGGTGACCAGCCTGGTCACCGACACCGCCGCCGCCGACCACCTCCTCCACGAGACCGGCCCGGGGCCGCGTCCCGCGCTGGAGCGGGCGGACCCGGACGAGGGCGCGCGCTGA
- the rpe gene encoding ribulose-phosphate 3-epimerase — protein MAQINPSILSADFAHLADEARRVGGPEGADWLHVDVMDNHFVPNLTLGVPVVASLREATDTPLDCHLMIEDPDRWAPQYVEAGAGSVTFHVEAAAAPVRLAREIRAKGARASMALKPATPVEPYEDLLPELDMLLVMTVEPGFGGQAFLDVTLPKIRRARQLIDKHGLQLWLQVDGGVSASTIERCAEAGADVFVAGSAVYGADDPAAAVRSLRAQAEAAGGAGEGHAH, from the coding sequence ATGGCTCAGATCAACCCCAGCATCCTGTCCGCCGACTTCGCACACCTGGCCGACGAGGCACGGCGCGTCGGGGGACCCGAGGGCGCCGACTGGCTCCACGTGGACGTGATGGACAACCACTTCGTCCCCAACCTGACGCTCGGTGTCCCGGTCGTCGCCTCGCTCCGCGAGGCGACCGACACCCCGCTGGACTGCCACCTGATGATCGAGGATCCCGACCGCTGGGCGCCGCAGTACGTCGAGGCGGGGGCCGGCTCCGTCACCTTCCACGTGGAGGCCGCCGCCGCGCCGGTGCGGCTGGCCCGCGAGATCCGCGCCAAGGGCGCCCGCGCCTCCATGGCCCTCAAGCCCGCCACCCCGGTCGAGCCCTACGAGGACCTGCTGCCGGAGCTGGACATGCTCCTGGTGATGACCGTGGAACCGGGCTTCGGCGGCCAGGCGTTCCTCGACGTCACCCTCCCCAAGATCCGCCGCGCCCGACAGCTCATCGACAAGCACGGGCTCCAGCTCTGGCTCCAGGTGGACGGCGGCGTGTCGGCCTCCACCATCGAGCGCTGCGCCGAGGCGGGCGCCGACGTCTTCGTGGCCGGCTCGGCCGTCTACGGCGCGGACGACCCGGCGGCGGCGGTGCGGTCCCTGCGGGCCCAGGCGGAGGCGGCCGGCGGGGCCGGCGAGGGGCACGCCCACTGA
- a CDS encoding transcription antitermination factor NusB, with product MSSRPRRPARSHRRPPRKDPVRTIAFEALRAVDERDAYANLVLPPLLRKARERDGLDGRDAALATELVYGTLRRQGTYDAVIAACVDRPLREVDPPVLDVLSLGAHQLLGTRIPAHAAVSTTVDLARSVLGDGRARFVNAVLRKIAADDLDGWLARVAPRWDEDPEEHLAVVHAHPRWVVSALWDALGGGREEIEALLAADNARPEVTLVARPGRATREELLTGDAEPGRWSPYAVRLAEGGDPGTIDAVAEGRAGVQDEGSQLVALALANAPLEGDDRRWLDGCAGPGGKAALLAALAAGRGAALVAAERQPHRARLVAGALRGNPGPYQVVTADGTRPAWRPGTFDRALVDVPCTGLGALRRRPEARWRRRPEDLAGFAPLQRALLTEALRAVRPGGVVGYATCSPHPAETRAVVQDVLRHGGAEPIDARPLLPDVPDLGDGPDIQLWPHRHGTDAMYLALLRRTA from the coding sequence GTGAGCAGCCGGCCACGCCGCCCCGCCAGGTCCCACCGTCGCCCTCCCCGGAAGGACCCCGTCCGCACGATCGCCTTCGAGGCGCTGCGGGCCGTCGACGAGCGCGACGCGTACGCCAACCTCGTCCTGCCCCCGTTGCTGCGCAAGGCGCGCGAGCGCGACGGCCTCGACGGGCGGGACGCGGCACTGGCCACCGAACTGGTCTACGGCACCCTCCGCCGCCAGGGCACCTACGACGCCGTCATCGCCGCCTGCGTGGACCGCCCGCTGCGCGAGGTGGACCCGCCGGTGCTGGACGTCCTCTCGCTGGGTGCCCACCAACTGCTGGGCACCCGCATCCCCGCCCACGCGGCGGTGAGCACCACCGTGGACCTGGCCAGGTCGGTCCTCGGCGACGGCCGAGCCCGGTTCGTCAACGCCGTGCTGCGGAAGATCGCCGCCGACGACCTGGACGGCTGGCTGGCCAGGGTGGCACCGCGCTGGGACGAGGACCCCGAGGAACACCTGGCGGTCGTCCACGCCCACCCCCGCTGGGTCGTCTCGGCCCTGTGGGACGCGCTCGGCGGCGGCCGCGAGGAGATCGAGGCCCTGCTGGCGGCCGACAACGCCCGCCCCGAGGTCACCCTGGTGGCCCGCCCCGGCCGTGCGACACGGGAGGAACTGCTGACCGGCGACGCCGAGCCGGGCCGCTGGTCCCCGTACGCCGTCCGGCTCGCCGAGGGCGGCGACCCCGGCACGATCGACGCCGTGGCCGAGGGACGTGCCGGCGTGCAGGACGAGGGCAGCCAACTCGTGGCCCTCGCGTTGGCGAACGCGCCCTTGGAGGGCGACGACCGGCGCTGGCTCGACGGCTGCGCCGGACCGGGCGGCAAGGCCGCCCTGCTGGCCGCGTTGGCGGCCGGCCGCGGCGCGGCCCTGGTCGCCGCCGAGCGGCAGCCCCACCGCGCCCGCCTAGTGGCCGGCGCGCTACGCGGCAACCCCGGTCCGTACCAGGTGGTCACCGCCGACGGAACCCGTCCCGCCTGGCGGCCCGGCACCTTCGACCGGGCCTTGGTCGACGTGCCCTGCACCGGGCTCGGCGCCCTGCGTCGCCGCCCCGAGGCCCGTTGGCGCCGCCGCCCCGAGGACCTGGCCGGCTTCGCTCCCCTCCAGCGCGCCCTGCTCACCGAGGCGCTGCGCGCCGTCCGCCCCGGCGGCGTCGTCGGCTACGCCACCTGTTCCCCGCACCCGGCCGAGACCCGCGCGGTCGTCCAGGACGTGCTGAGGCACGGGGGCGCCGAGCCGATCGACGCCCGCCCCCTGCTGCCCGACGTGCCCGACCTCGGCGACGGCCCCGACATCCAGCTCTGGCCGCACCGGCACGGCACCGACGCGATGTACCTCGCCCTGCTGCGCCGCACCGCCTGA
- the fmt gene encoding methionyl-tRNA formyltransferase: protein MRLVFAGTPEVAVPALDALIASERHEVAAVVTRPDAPAGRGRRLVASPVGRRAEEAGIEVLKPARPRDEDFLARLREIAPDCCPVVAYGALLPKVALDIPARGWVNLHFSLLPAWRGAAPVQHAIMAGDEVTGASTFLIEEGLDSGPVYGVVTEEIRPTDTSGDLLTRLAFAGAGLLSATMDGIEDGTLRAAPQPAEGVSLAPKITVEDARVDWNAPALRVDRVVRGCSPAPGAWTLFRGERLKLRQLGLAPDRVDLAPGELAVGRNTVHVGTGSHAVELLWVQPQGKKPMAAADWARGVRIAAGERLGE, encoded by the coding sequence ATGAGGCTCGTCTTCGCCGGCACCCCCGAGGTCGCCGTACCCGCCCTCGACGCCCTGATCGCATCGGAGCGGCACGAGGTGGCGGCCGTCGTCACCCGGCCGGACGCGCCGGCCGGACGTGGGCGCCGCCTGGTGGCGAGCCCGGTCGGCCGGCGGGCCGAGGAGGCCGGGATCGAGGTCCTCAAGCCCGCCCGCCCCCGCGACGAGGACTTCCTCGCCCGACTGCGCGAGATTGCCCCGGACTGCTGTCCCGTGGTGGCCTACGGCGCGCTGCTGCCGAAGGTCGCCCTCGACATCCCCGCCCGGGGCTGGGTCAACCTGCACTTCTCGCTGCTGCCCGCCTGGCGCGGCGCGGCCCCCGTCCAACACGCGATCATGGCGGGCGACGAGGTCACCGGGGCCTCCACCTTCCTCATCGAGGAGGGGTTGGACTCCGGCCCGGTCTACGGGGTCGTCACCGAGGAGATCCGGCCCACCGACACCAGTGGCGACCTGCTGACCCGGCTGGCCTTCGCGGGCGCCGGACTGCTCTCCGCCACCATGGACGGGATCGAGGACGGCACGCTGCGGGCCGCGCCGCAGCCGGCGGAGGGCGTCAGCCTCGCCCCCAAGATCACGGTCGAGGACGCCCGCGTGGACTGGAACGCCCCCGCGCTGCGCGTGGACCGCGTGGTGCGCGGCTGCTCGCCCGCTCCCGGTGCCTGGACGCTCTTCCGCGGCGAGCGGCTCAAGCTGCGGCAGCTCGGCCTCGCGCCCGACCGCGTCGACCTGGCTCCCGGGGAGTTGGCCGTCGGCAGGAACACCGTGCACGTCGGGACCGGCTCGCACGCCGTCGAACTGCTGTGGGTACAGCCCCAGGGCAAGAAGCCGATGGCCGCCGCCGACTGGGCGCGCGGGGTCCGCATCGCCGCGGGGGAGCGTCTCGGGGAGTGA
- a CDS encoding primosomal protein N', with protein sequence MSSENGRADRPPAEGAPGGEQLALIRETVRRAKPPRARPRTWRGAELAPRDPVARVLVDKGLLHLDRLFDYAVPAAMDAEARPGARVRVRFGAGERGGRREGGGLVNGFVVERCAESDFPGVLAPIAQVLSPEPVLTPELLRLCRAVADRYAGALADIVQLAVPPRRARAEKGGDARSAPPPPPSPPAPGPWARYPEGPGFLRALAAGEAPRAVWTALPGPHWPDELARALVAALASGRGALAVLPDGRAAARVDAALTALIGEDRHVLLTADAGAEARYRRWLAVNRGTVRCVVGTRAAMFAPVRDPGLVAIWDDGDSSHRDPHEPMPHAREVLLLRAAREGCGFLAGAHGRTVEAARLVETGWARPLVADRDAVRAAAPLVRTVGDGDEARDPAARAARLPTLAWSTVREALALGPVLVQVPRRGYVPRLACAGCREPARCAHCAGPLEAAGGDAPPGCGWCGRAEPAWRCAECGATRLRGRVFGARRTAEELGRAFPSVPVRTSGRDHVLDTVPERPVLVVSTPGAEPVAEGPGYAAALLLDGWALLSRPDLRAAEEALRRWLGAAALVRPHTEGGRVVVMAEPTLRPVQALVRWDPAGHARRELAERAELGFPPVSRMAAVTGPPEAVADLLASADLPPGAEVLGPVPLPPTDPGRPRRPGSAPPGERWERALVRVPPGGGAALAAALRTARAARLARREGAPVWVRIDPEDIG encoded by the coding sequence GTGAGCAGCGAGAACGGGCGGGCCGACAGGCCCCCGGCCGAGGGGGCGCCGGGGGGCGAGCAACTCGCGCTGATCCGTGAGACGGTCCGTCGGGCCAAGCCGCCCCGCGCCCGCCCGCGCACCTGGCGCGGTGCCGAACTCGCCCCGCGCGATCCGGTGGCCCGCGTACTGGTCGACAAGGGGCTGCTCCACCTCGACCGACTCTTCGACTACGCCGTACCCGCCGCCATGGACGCCGAGGCCCGGCCCGGGGCGCGGGTGCGGGTGCGCTTCGGAGCGGGCGAGCGGGGCGGGCGCCGGGAGGGCGGCGGGCTGGTCAACGGCTTCGTCGTCGAACGGTGCGCGGAGTCCGACTTCCCCGGCGTCCTCGCCCCCATCGCCCAGGTGCTCTCCCCGGAGCCGGTCCTCACCCCCGAGCTGCTGCGGTTGTGCCGGGCCGTCGCCGACCGCTACGCCGGAGCGCTGGCCGACATCGTCCAGTTGGCCGTGCCACCGCGCAGGGCCCGCGCGGAGAAGGGGGGCGACGCGCGGAGTGCGCCTCCCCCTCCACCGAGCCCGCCCGCCCCGGGCCCGTGGGCGCGCTATCCCGAGGGCCCCGGCTTCCTGCGGGCGCTCGCCGCGGGGGAGGCGCCCCGCGCGGTGTGGACGGCCCTGCCCGGACCGCACTGGCCCGACGAGCTGGCCCGCGCCCTGGTCGCCGCCCTGGCCTCCGGCCGCGGCGCGCTGGCCGTCCTGCCCGACGGACGGGCCGCCGCCCGAGTGGACGCCGCCCTCACCGCCCTGATCGGTGAGGACCGGCACGTCCTGCTCACCGCCGACGCCGGGGCGGAGGCGCGCTACCGTCGCTGGCTCGCCGTCAACCGCGGCACGGTGCGCTGCGTCGTCGGCACCCGCGCGGCGATGTTCGCGCCCGTGCGCGATCCGGGACTCGTCGCGATCTGGGACGACGGCGACTCCAGCCACCGCGATCCCCACGAGCCGATGCCCCACGCCCGTGAGGTGCTGCTGCTGCGCGCCGCCCGCGAGGGGTGCGGCTTCCTGGCGGGCGCGCACGGCCGCACCGTGGAGGCCGCCCGACTCGTCGAGACCGGCTGGGCCCGCCCGCTGGTCGCCGACCGGGACGCGGTGCGCGCGGCGGCCCCCCTGGTCCGCACGGTCGGCGACGGCGACGAGGCCCGGGATCCCGCCGCGCGCGCCGCCCGCCTGCCCACCCTCGCCTGGAGCACCGTGCGCGAGGCCCTGGCGCTGGGCCCCGTCCTGGTGCAGGTGCCCCGGCGCGGCTACGTACCCCGGCTGGCCTGCGCGGGGTGCCGCGAACCCGCGCGCTGTGCCCACTGTGCGGGCCCGCTGGAGGCCGCCGGCGGTGACGCCCCGCCCGGCTGCGGCTGGTGCGGTCGGGCGGAGCCCGCGTGGCGCTGCGCGGAGTGCGGGGCGACGAGGCTGAGAGGCCGGGTCTTCGGCGCCCGCCGCACGGCCGAGGAACTCGGCCGCGCCTTCCCGTCCGTTCCCGTGCGCACCTCCGGGCGGGACCACGTGCTGGACACCGTCCCCGAACGGCCCGTGCTGGTGGTCAGCACCCCGGGGGCCGAACCGGTCGCCGAGGGGCCCGGTTACGCGGCGGCGCTGCTGTTGGACGGTTGGGCGCTGCTCTCCCGCCCCGATCTGCGGGCGGCCGAGGAGGCGCTGCGCCGCTGGCTGGGCGCCGCCGCGCTGGTGCGTCCCCACACCGAGGGCGGACGGGTGGTCGTCATGGCCGAGCCGACGCTGCGGCCGGTCCAGGCGCTGGTGCGCTGGGATCCGGCCGGGCACGCCCGGCGCGAACTGGCCGAGCGCGCCGAGCTGGGCTTCCCGCCGGTGTCCCGGATGGCGGCGGTGACGGGGCCGCCCGAGGCCGTCGCCGATCTGCTGGCATCGGCCGATCTGCCGCCCGGCGCCGAGGTGCTGGGGCCGGTGCCGCTGCCGCCCACCGACCCCGGACGTCCCCGGCGGCCCGGCTCCGCGCCCCCGGGCGAACGGTGGGAGCGGGCCCTGGTGCGGGTGCCGCCGGGTGGTGGGGCCGCGCTCGCCGCGGCCCTGCGGACGGCACGGGCCGCTCGGCTCGCCCGCCGGGAGGGCGCACCGGTGTGGGTCCGCATCGATCCGGAGGACATCGGCTGA